One genomic segment of Stigmatopora argus isolate UIUO_Sarg chromosome 18, RoL_Sarg_1.0, whole genome shotgun sequence includes these proteins:
- the LOC144092580 gene encoding uncharacterized protein LOC144092580, which produces MPKKKASVPRGKVFTSKMAQNCVEVLTDGRQRLNLSFKDLDAVPMAIQTLFRVDELLLSRNRIVSLPEFIRDFNNMQILDLHSNYLEELPPTIGLLKGLLILNLCNNRLTQVPKELGQLVNLQKLYLGLNQLQMLPTAFGNLKELVYIGLSDNKFKSVPKCLENLQKLEKANLDRNPFPPPPDENELKFPRNFFLVNASELCKDCLNHCRIDKKKLLEATRPRDPE; this is translated from the exons ATGCCCAAAAAGAAAGCCAGCGTCCCGAGAGGGAAGGTGTTCACGTCCAAAATGGCTCAGAATTGCGTGGAAGTTTTGACGGACGGCCGCCAGCGCCTCAATCTCAGTTTCAAGGACTTGGACGCCGTGCCGATGGCCATCCAGACTCTGTTCCGAGTGGATGAATTGCTCCTGAGCAGGAACCGTATCGTCTCGCTGCCGGAATTTATTCGCGATTTCAATAACATGCAAATTTTGGACCTGCACAGCAACTAC CTGGAGGAGCTCCCTCCCACCATCGGTCTCCTGAAGGGCCTGTTGATTCTGAATTTGTGCAACAACCGCCTCACCCAAGTCCCCAAGGAGCTGGGCCAGCTGGTCAACCTCCAGAAGCTCTACCTGGGTCTCAACCAGCTCCAAATGCTCCCCACGGCCTTCGGCAACTTGAAGGAACTGGTCTACATCGGCCTCTCCGACAACAAGTTCAAGTCGGTGCCCAAGTGCCTGGAGAACCTCCAAAAGCTGGAGAAGGCCAACCTAGACCGAAACCCCTTTCCTCCGCCTCCGGACGAGAACGAATTGAAATTTCCCAGGAACTTTTTCCTGGTCAACGCCAGCGAATTGTGCAAAGACTGCCTCAATCACTGCCGGATCGACAAGAAGAAACTGCTGGAGGCCACGCGGCCCAGGGACCCCGAGTGA
- the vstm4b gene encoding V-set and transmembrane domain-containing protein 4 isoform X3 produces MLSSVVFAVLLHVLLQDLCSAINVTITPSPFTVVQESQNVTLSCVVSQRRRNSALPVVKWTFLPAGSDSPDDELLIARVNMRKARFYGNYTKSFVWPKMKLTVVKQGKIFDLLIVNVSQKDLGLYICRVQEFKKHQDRWKASSNSTATTELRVHVFPAIEAKDNPWSLFEDVYLCAVLICCVGLLCMCMFTLTVTCQCIHKERRLKDNYHLVRSSRNSSGDTVTSVINVSPALPKKERRYRKKRSRDYQEEIPPEIPAKVPIGDKARKPKLLIPQPRKVVLPKIVEENLTYAELDLVKPIPEAKASRNGTVYAQILFGEQPL; encoded by the exons ATGCTCTCCTCTGTGGTCTTTGCTGTCCTACTTCATGTGCTTCTTCAAG atctTTGTTCCGCCATCAACGTCACCATCACTCCCTCCCCCTTCACGGTGGTCCAGGAGAGCCAAAACGTCACCCTCTCGTGCGTGGTGTCCCAGCGGCGGCGCAACTCGGCGCTGCCCGTGGTGAAATGGACTTTCCTGCCGGCCGGCTCGGACAGCCCAGATGATGAACTCCTGATCGCCCGCGTCAACATGCGAAAGGCTCGCTTCTACGGAAACTACACCAAGAGCTTCGTCTGGCCCAAGATGAAGCTGACGGTGGTCAAGCAAGGCAAGATCTTCGACCTGTTGATCGTCAACGTGTCCCAGAAGGATCTGGGCTTGTACATCTGTCGGGTTCAAGAGTTTAAAAAGCACCAGGATCGATGGAAGGCCTCGTCCAACTCCACGGCTACCACGGAACTCAGAG TGCACGTGTTTCCGGCCATCGAGGCCAAAGACAACCCTTGGAGCTTGTTTGAAG ATGTTTACCTTTGCGCCGTACTGATTTGCTGCGTGGGCCTgctgtgcatgtgcatgttcACCTTGACCGTAACCTGCCAATGCATACATAAGGAGCGCCGGTTAAAAG ATAATTACCACTTAGTCAGAAGCTCTCGGAATAG CTCTGGAGATACTGTGACCAGTGTTATCAACGTATCTCCCGCTTTACCTAAAAAGGAGAGGAGATACCGGAAGAAAAGGAGCCGGGATTACCAAGAAGAAATACCACCAGAGATACCAGCAAAAG TTCCCATTGGAGACAAAGCAAGAAAGCCCAAACTTTTAATACCGCAACCAAGGAAAGTAGTTTTG CCGAAGATAGTGGAGGAGAATCTGACCTACGCAGAGTTGGATCTGGTGAAGCCGATCCCGGAAGCCAAAGCGTCACGGAATGGCACCGTCTATGCTCAGATACTCTTTGGGGAACAGCCgctatga
- the LOC144092579 gene encoding uncharacterized protein LOC144092579, with translation MEDQGDGQHNGPIRRHFRRRLGRGGPNVGTLRVYVCLSNQELIISFQVVPRTAGDGDNGNDANDANTDESDGNSEEMEQNPSSEDNNANDANTDESDGNSEVMEQNPSSEDNNADIENNVSDDENEDEDPEGLGDNDANTDGHEGNSEEMEPNLGSEDIDDNDANTDGSEGNSEEMEPHPGSEDGNVNSENNDGTDDNEDNEEQRDDEDNDPNVDNDDSNEGQIDDGNANSEPDDSDDEDDDDYEVAVDDNSDGNDLNNEDSEASAEESVSDVARLLYAPDSPEFNILMGIMPFPHGNIAQNIFVEFHGTNANAFLSDYTNSDSDVSVE, from the exons ATGGAAGATCAAGGGGACGGACAacacaatggtccaattc GCCGCCATTTCCGACGAAGATTGGGCCGAGGAGGTCCGAATGTGGGAACTCTCAGAGTCTACGTTTGCCTCTCCAACCAGGAGCTCATCATTTCCTTTCAAGTGGTACCGAGGACCGCCGGAGACGGCGACAATGGAAACGACGCCAACGACGCCAACACCGACGAAAGCGACGGGAATAGCGAAGAGATGGAGCAGAACCCGAGCAGCGAAGACAACAACGCCAACGACGCCAACACCGACGAAAGCGACGGGAATAGCGAGGTGATGGAACAGAACCCGAGCAGCGAAGACAACAACGCCGATATCGAAAACAACGTCAGCGACGACGAGAACGAAGACGAGGATCCCGAAGGCCTCGGTGACAATGACGCCAATACCGACGGACACGAGGGGAATAGCGAAGAAATGGAACCGAATCTTGGCAGCGAAGACATCGACGACAATGACGCCAATACCGATGGAAGCGAGGGAAATAGCGAAGAAATGGAACCTCATCCTGGCAGCGAAGACGGCAACGTCAATAGCGAAAACAACGACGGCACCGACGATAACGAAGACAACGAAGAACAACGCGATGATGAAGACAACGACCCCAACGTAGACAACGATGACAGTAACGAAGGACAAATCGACGACGGGAACGCTAACAGCGAACCCGACGACAGCGatgacgaggacgacgacgactaCGAGGTGGCGGTGGACGACAACAGCGACGGCAACGATCTCAACAACGAGGACAGCGAGGCGTCGGCGGAAGAAAGCGTCAGTGACGTGGCTCGGCTTTTGTACGCTCCCGACAGTCCCGAGTTCAACATTTTGATGGGCATCATGCCCTTCCCTCACGGCAATATCGCCCAGAACATTTTCGTGGAATTTCACGGAACCAACGCCAACGCCTTCCTCAGTGATTACACCAACAGTGACAGTGACGTTTCTGTGGAGTAA